From the Lepus europaeus isolate LE1 chromosome 12, mLepTim1.pri, whole genome shotgun sequence genome, one window contains:
- the LOC133771277 gene encoding interferon alpha-5-like, whose translation MALPFSSLLALLVLSSKSLCSLGCDLPQTHSLSDGRSSMLLRQMRRVSPLSCLQDRHDFEFPLEELEGHQAQRAQAISVLHEMTQQLLNLFSTKQASAAWDEALLDRLCTGLFEQQRDLEDCMMQGVGAEETPLKHEDSAQAVRKYFQGIADYLEEKKYSPCAWEVVRAEARRAMSLSRILQERIWSKE comes from the coding sequence ATGGCCTTGCCCTTCTCTTCActgctggccctgctggtgcTCAGCTCCAAGTCCCTCTGCTCTCTGGGCTGTGATCTGCCTCAGACCCACAGCCTCAGTGACGGGAGGTCCTCCATGCTTCTGAGGCAAATGAGAAGAGTCTCCCCTCTTTCCTGCTTGCAGGACAGACATGACTTTGAGTTCCCCCTGGAGGAGTTGGAGGGACACCAGGCCCAGAGGGCACAGGCCATCTCTGTGCTCCATGAGATGACCCAGCAGCTCCTCAACCTGTTCAGCACCAAGCAGGCATCTGCTGCCTGGGATGAGGCCCTCCTGGACAGACTCTGCACTGGACTCTTCGAGCAGCAGAGAGACCTGGAGGACTGCATGATGCAGGGAGTAGGGGCGGAGGAGACGCCCCTGAAGCATGAGGACTCCGCACAGGCTGTGAGGAAATACTTCCAAGGGATTGCTGACTATCTGGAAGAGAAGAAATACAGCCCTTGTGCCTGGGAGGTTGTCAGAGCGGAAGCCAGGAGAGCCATGTCTTTATCCAGAATCTTGCAAGAAAGAATTTGGAGCAAGGAATGA